In the Choloepus didactylus isolate mChoDid1 chromosome 3, mChoDid1.pri, whole genome shotgun sequence genome, AAGTTTGCATGCGTAAGGAAATGAATGGCCCAACTCTCCATCTGAGAAGATGCAGGAAAACTCGATCTCTGTAGATGGTCTGGGAAACCCCACTGGgtttggggaaaatgcagaggcaCTCAGAACTCTTATCTTCTTATCTTCTCTCTTATGTTTTGTATACTATCTCTTCATTCCTTGAGCTACTAAGAACTGTACTCCTCACTTGAATATGAGCAAATTTTGCTCTGTTTTTAGAGGGAAGAATTTATTTACGTCTTCCAACTACATCTTTCCTTCAGCTCTCATGATTCCAGTGAAGTCTGGCCAGGAGGCACAGCCTTCCCATTTGAAACTTCCAGTCCAGAACTGGAAGTAAGAGTGAGATGAGTTTGAAACTTCTCTGCTGCATGCATTTCCTGGCCATGTCTAACCCAAGTCGCCTGGTCAGACTAGGCTCTGAGCTGACTGAATAAAGCTTATGCTACCTTAGTCTGACTTTTCTCCCCAGGGACTGTGTAGGAAGGGGGATCTTTATCTTACCTGCCCCGTGGATAAAGCCTAGGTTCTATTTTAACCCTTGTTTGCTGTCTGTGTAAGACTCTTGTTCCTTATGTGTCAAATACGGTTCCTTACCATGCCAGAGTATTTGGGATGGTCAGAGTGTGGTTTTTCACCTTGATACCCTGGAAAAGATGTTAGCTCAAACTATACCCAGAAAATTCCCCTGGATGCTGATTACGTGGGCAATACTTGTTGGGATCCCAGGCCAATTGGGTCTTCCCTGCATAGCTTCTCACCCTTAGGTCTCGTATCTTTCTGCCAGTTTGATCTGTTTAACCAGGTGATTATTCCCATAATTGCCTTCATGGTCTACAAGTTCAGTATCTCAAAGTAGTGGTGACCTTTTAGTTTCAGCTTTCTTGTTCTATGGATTCTTTCACCCTCAGTTGTGGTCACTCTGAAAATGCATTTTGGAGATGAGCCCTAACTAGAAATTATATCAGATTTCAGTCCTGGCTGTGGGGTCGTCCACCTGGGTTGAATGTTTGTAACTTTGTGCATCTGATCCATGGGCTCTTAGGCTGTGATGTCTGACTGACTGAATGTTCACATAGAGGAAGCAGATGACTGAATGCAAGAAGGTTGTACCCAGTGCACCTGAGCTTTCTCACTTTGTGCACTAGGTCCCACCAGAAGTGAATGTCCCAGACAGGCTGAGGACAGTGCTTGTAATGGACAACAGTAGCACTTTCTACTCTGGGCAGCCAGATGCTCCATTTGGAAGATGGGGAGCAGACTTCAGAAACCATTCCACTCACCAGTGTCACCCTGCTGGATAAACTGATCAAGAGATGTAAAAGCACAAGTCAGTGGTATTCTAAGGGATGGAGCCACCTTTGGTTGTATCTTCCAGTACTTACCCCCTTTCTGGTTCATCCTTGGCAATGCTGTCTGTGAAATGTGTTAGAGGTCCTGGAGTTTCAGTGTCATAAGGGAAAAACAGAGAATGTTAAGGCTGCTTTTGAGATCAAACTTTATGTCAGTGCCTGGTGACAGGTTTCCATCCCTCTGGCAGCTGTGCTGACCAACAACCTTGTGTGAAGCATAGAACTCACCAGCCAATTCTGAAGTATGAGGATTCATCCCATCTTAGCCTCTCTGGTAGTAAAGCCTTCAAGAACGAAAACAAATCTTAGTATATATCCACTGTGAGTTTGGATGCTCTGGCTTACTGGTACATGAGGTTGCAAAGTACTCCAATGCCTGCTAAGGGAAGGGCTCCAGTCATGGAAAgcttcatttaatattttctatatcaGTCCTTATGCAGCAAAAGCACATGTCATTTGCTCTGTTTAATATCTCTGGATGTGGAAATATGGATGGTGCAATGAAGTTTAAGAGGCAAATATGTTTTTTGACCTCAtgtattactggagttctttatgtatttacCTGATTGATAATGTATTCTAGCTCCTGCATGGCCGATGATGAAGGTTCTAGATCATTACTGTGGGGACTAATATAAAACAGGTGAAAGAAGAGGGCatgttcccatttatttagggaATGCCTGTCTATCTACTGCCTGTTCCTGATCTGGCTGTAAAATACTGGACCTGGGCTGGTTTGATCAGTTGGGAATGATACTGGTGATATTAGgacaattagagagagagagagagagagatcttgTGTTGCCTGTTCCAAAGTCAACATTTTCTCTCTTGGTGTTGAGTGTTGCCTTTTAGTCCCTTGGAGCTTTCCCATAGTGGGAACATATCTGTCTTGTGCTCATCTCTCTCTAGCTGTCTCATGGATCTTCTGACACTCTggccatttggtcatggtgtattctCTCCACTGTAAGGCCTGGAGATGTCCTGTGATTGCCAGAAAGACAAAGCCTTGATAAGGTTATGGttctctttccatttcctttcttccagttaAATATTTGAGCATCTTCAAGTGCCCAGCTCTGTTCTAACTTCTTGTACTACATCAGGAACAAGAATGAAGTAATTTCTCCTTTGTGTCCCATGAGAGGGATCATGATATTGGGCCATGGGTTTGTTCAGGTTTGCTGTTAGTGTCCTCATGCCACATTATGTGGTTCCCCCTGTGTAGTtatttgaattatgtaccctgggaaaaaatcatgttcttaatccattcctgtggtgtgaaccttttgtaaataggatttttttaagttatttttagttaagttgtggccagctgcatcaggatgggtcttaatcctataactggaAGCCTTGTAAGACAGACAGCCATGAGGAGgagccagaaactggaaatcaacagaaactgaaagaaaaaggagtGATGACTGCCATGTGATGGGGAAAGCAAAGAACCTATGGATTGctagccagccagaatgctaccgaccccatgaggaagcaagccttctagcctctgaaaccatgagtcagTAAATTGCTATTGTTTAAGCAAATtaactgtgtggtatttgtcatatcaGCTTAGAAATTAAGACCATTTTTGGTacaagaagtggggtgctgctattacagatatctaaaaatgtggaaatggctttggaattgggtaatgagtagagGTTGGAAGAACTGTGAGTCACTtgacagaaaaagcctagattactttgaagacattgttggtagaaatacagacATTAAAGGTACTTCCTGTGAGGCTTTAGAAGGaagtgatgaatgtgttattggagactggaagaaaggtgattcttgttaCAAAGTAGCTGAAAACTCTATCCtgtctgttctgtttctctgaaaaacaaaataatgtacCCTGCATAGGATGGGTGGTGTTTTTCCCCATTAGATTGTGCTTCTTTGTAAATGCCTCTCCAGCTCTCAAATACCCCACATTTAACATAGTTCAACCTTACTGCACATCTAATGTTCTTGAAAGTTCATGGTCAAGTCTGCCTTAGGGAACCCTAGAAAATCATACAGTCTTGTTTAGTCTGTGTAGGTGGCTCATCTGTGCCAAGGGTCTGGTGATATCAATCCACATTGGGGGCACTTTGAGTTGTGGAGTGAGCCTTGCTACACCATTTGTAGGACACTATCAATTGTGGAGGTCACAAAGTCACCTTCTGCTGTCCAGGTGTCAGAATGTAGCACTAGTCCCAATTACACAACATTGAGATAAATAACTAGCTTCTTTGCCAGTTGCCTTTGAGGCTACAGTCTAGAGACTACAGTCTATGTGTAATTTCATGTGTGTCCTGTTTGACTGAGGTTTAGAGTTTGAGTTCACACTGTTCAGCCCCTTGTCCTTGCTGTGTGAGTGGAGTCGAGAGTAAATGCAAAGCGTAGCAAAGAAAGGGATCTTGGGCATGGCTCACAGAGCTTGGGATCCTGAGGTCTGAGACCTGCCTCCAACATCAGGTTTGTCCTACATTGAAAGACCTTTGGGTAGGTTGATCCCCAGTCATAGCATTTCCTTTGGCCAATAGCCCAGATTACTAGACTGGTTACACAGTTCCTGCCCTCCAAGGACACACACGTGGGTCGAAGGCCCTTTCCATGAGATCCATGTAGGCCAGAATACTTCTGTATTTCTAATTCAGTAGAAAGTGGTTTGGAAAGTTTTATTCATTTGCTAAAAAGATAAGCTattactgtggtagtttgaaattGACCTCCACAAACTAATTAGAACTGGGCCTGCCTTTTATGGCCCAAATACCTACCCACTCAAGTAAGTGTTAATATTGCAATTACAAGTTGTTCTACatggtagctttttttttttaaacagtgaaatttcctttatttttaactgtttctttGTAAACATCCATGCAAGAATAACTCCCAGATGTACCTGTCAAACCCCAATCCCTCTCTAGAAAGTCAGATTCAAATTTCTCTTTGGGACACATGTCTCTGGAAAGCCCCATCAAACACAACAGCTCCACCCTCCCCCCATcaccatttcttttcttgtttccatTGAATGACTTTTTGAAACTGCGGCCTCTGTGTTTCTTTACAATGAACTTATGTCCTAGGTTTTAAATTCCAAGTACCCAGAATCAAGCCTTTGGTGTGTACACACAAGCTAGACAGGCATATTACAGGGGCATTAGAGGGGTCTAGGTCATAAAACGTCCTGTTGCCACAGTGAGGACAGGAGTTCACGTTGGATCAGATCATGCTGGGCTGCCCCACCTCCTGCAGCATCTGCCTCAGCTTGGCGTGGAACTGGGCAAGTCTCCCTGGGTGGAGAATCCCATCGGTGTCTTCATAGCTCTCCACAGGAGCAGGATACAGCATGTGGCTTAACTTGCTCAGCCTGATGGTGAACCTCAGCAGGTTCTCCAGGACAGCTATAGAGATGGGGTTCCATATAAGCTGAGGGTTGTCAGTTGGAAGCAGAATGCTGAATTGGAAATCCATAATTCCACACTTATCTAGATCCAGACCCCAGAGGGTGGCTGTGAGTCTCTTGAGGAGATACTTGAGGGGTCCAGGATTTAGGTTCATCAAGCTGATGCCATGAAGATTCAGATCCTTCAACTGACCAACATTTGGGTACAGGGACAGATGTATCAGGCAATGAGTGATGGAGAGGGTCTCCAAGGGGGTCTTCAGGTACCTGAGCACCTGGTCCAAGTGACCTTTCAGAAAGTAGACAGAGTCCAAATGGAGTGCCCAGAGATGCTGCAGATGGAAGAACTGGGACGTGATCTGGCCTTTGCTGGAGACCCATTGGAAGACATGTGGATGTGGGAGAGGAGGAGCCTGTGCAGATTAACCATCTGGCCCATGTAAGGAGCAAACCTCCCACTGTAGACATTTTCCAGGTGCAATTCACTTCCAAATTCTGGATCGATTCCAGCTGTACCATCTTCAGGATCTTCCTACTATTTTGGATTGGTATGGCAAAAACCTTGAGTGTCTGAAGCACAGTTGTAGTAAATCTTTCCTCTGCTTGACCTTCTTAATGAGGTAGGTGAGGAGTTCATCTGGGGTGCCCTCCCTGAGGCAAAGGTCTAGGAGCGCCTCCAGGGGACCTGAGGACTGC is a window encoding:
- the LOC119530195 gene encoding melanoma antigen preferentially expressed in tumors-like, with the translated sequence MSSQALPRLLELANQSLLKEKALAITALEELSTEFFPTLVMAAFTGRHCEALKAMVQAWPFVCLPLGALIKDQWLHWETLQAVFDGINGLFAQVVHPRRWKLQVLDLWKHAHQDFWNIWSGSVTHVLSLMELGAANPMTKRQKVEDSRVEEKQSSGPLEALLDLCLREGTPDELLTYLIKKHLWALHLDSVYFLKGHLDQVLRYLKTPLETLSITHCLIHLSLYPNVGQLKDLNLHGISLMNLNPGPLKYLLKRLTATLWGLDLDKCGIMDFQFSILLPTDNPQLIWNPISIAVLENLLRFTIRLSKLSHMLYPAPVESYEDTDGILHPGRLAQFHAKLRQMLQEVGQPSMI